CGCTGGTCACGGCCGTCAGTTTCGCGCCCCGGCGACCGCGCAGAGTGCGGCTTACGGCGTCGCGGTGCAGGTAAGCGCTGCGGATGCCCTGGCGCCCGTTGTAGCCCTCGGCGAGCATTTGTAGCAGCGCTTGATAGTGCTTTTCGTCGAGCGCGGCGTAGGGCGAGGCTTGGCGGAACAGTGCGAGCAGCGCGTCCTCCGGCCATTCCTGGCAACTCACTTCAGCGATGATTTGCTGCGCCAGTACGTCCAGCGGTGCTTCGGGAATCAACAGCGTGTCGAGTTCGCCCCGGCGCACGCAGTCGAGCAGGGCAGTGCACTCGATCAGGTCGTCACGGGTGGTGGCGAACAAACGGCCCTTGGGCGTGCCGCCGACCTGGTGACCGGAGCGGCCGACCCGTTGCAGAAATCCGGCAATTGAGCGCGGTGAGGCGATCTGGCAAACCAGGTCGACGTCGCCAATGTCGATGCCCAGTTCCAGAGACGCCGTGGCGATGAGCACTTGCAGATCGCCGCGCTTGAGCCGTTGCTCGGCGTCCAGGCGAAACTCCTTGGCCAGGCTGCCGTGGTGCGCGGCCACCGCTTCTTTGCCGAGGCGTTCGCTCAGGTGACGGCTCAGGCGCTCGGCGAGGCGGCGGGTGTTAACGAAAATCAGCGTTGTCTGGTGTTCGCGGGCGAGGGTGGCGAGGCGGTCGTAGACCAGTTCCCAGACATCGTTTGCCATCACCGCCGACAACGGCACGGGCGGCACTTCGATGCCCAGGTCTCGTGGTCGGGCGTGGCCGATGTCGATGATCTCGCAAGGGCGATCACGACCGACCAAAAAGCGTGAGACCGCTTCGATGGGTTTTTGCGTGGCCGACAGGCCAATGCGCACCAACGGTTCGGCACACAGCGCTTGCAGGCGTTCGAGGCTCAGGGCCAGGTGACTGCCGCGTTTACTGGCGGCGATGGCGTGGATTTCATCGACAATCACCGTTCGGGTGGTTTTGAGCATTTGTCGACCGGATTCCGAACCGAGCAGCACGTACAGCGATTCCGGGGTGGTGACCAGAATATGCGGCGCCGTCTTGCGCATCGCCGTGCGGTCTTTTTGCGGGGTGTCGCCGGTGCGCACGGCAGTGGTGATCTGCAAGGGCGGCAAGCCCATGCCGTGCAGTTGCCCGGTAATGCCGGCCAACGGATTTTGCAGGTTGATCCGGATGTCGTTGGACAGCGCCTTGAGCGGCGAAACGTAGACCACCAGGGTTTCGTCCGGTAATCCGTCAGGCTGATCTTCGGGATGGGCCAGGCCACGGTGAACCAGGTCGTCAATCACGGCGAGGAACGCGGTGAGGGTCTTGCCGGAACCGGTGGGAGCGGCGATCAGGGTCGAGCGTCGCTGGCGGATCAACGGCCACGCCCGGGCCTGCGCGGCGGTCACCGTCGCGAAGGTGGCGCTGAACCAGGCGCTGACGGCGGGGTGGAAGCCGCTCAGGGCACTGTCTGCGGGGATGGGCAGGTTCATGTGCTGATTTATGCGGGCGGGGGGCGCAAGTTGCAAGTACCGCTCGGTTGTCACAACTCACTCTCCACAGGGGCTGCATTGAAATCCCGCACATCTACACTTTACGGATGACGGTTGCGCACTAAACCCGCAAAATGCAACGATTCCGGCATCTATCAACGACAGCGCCCGCAAGCGTTGTCGACAAAGCCATTGTTTCAATCAGACTGGGCCTGCTGACTCTATGCGAATGCGCCTTATGTTACTGGGCGGCGGAAATGCCCTTGGGCAGGCGCTGATTCGCCTCGGTGCGGAGGAAGACATCGGTTTCCTCGCCCCCCGCCCGCCGCAAGACGGCTGGGATGCCGCGAGCCTGACGCAACTGCTCGACGACACCCGCCCGGACGCGTTGATCAACCTTGCCTACTATTTCGACTGGTTCCAGGCCGAGGCGGTCAGCGAACAGCGTCTGGCCGGGCAGGAGCGGGCGATCGAGCGTCTTGCCGAACTGTGCCAGCATCACAACATCGTTCTGCTGCAACCTTCGAGCTATCGCGTGTTCGACGGCTCCCGCGCGACCGCCTACAGCGAAAAAGACGAACCAGTGCCGCTGGGCCTGCGCGGTCAGGCCTTGTGGCGGATCGAACAGAGCGTGCGCGCCACATGCCCACAGCATGTGTTGCTGCGTTTCGGCTGGCTGCTCGATGACAGCCCCGACGGCACCCTCGGGCGTTTTCTCGGCCGGGCGGAAAATCCGGAAGAGCTGCTGATGGCCGACGATCGTCGCGGCAATCCGACTCCGGTGGACGATGCCGCCCGGGTGATCATTTCCGTGCTCAAGCAACTCGACTGCGCCGCGCCGTTGTGGGGCACCTATCACTACGCCGGGCATGAGGCGACGACGCCGCTGGCGTTGGGCCAGGCGATCCTCACAGAAGCGCGCGCCCTGCATCCGCTGGCCATCGAAGCGCCGACCGCCCAGGCCCACGCCGCGCGGCCGGACGCCTCCGAAGAACCGCAACACGCGGTGCTGGCCTGCAAGAAAATTCTGCATACTTTCGGGATCAAGCCGCGCGCCTGGCGTGCAGCGCTTCCCGGCCTACTGGACAGGTTCTATCGACATGGCTGAGCGCCCCGTTTTAATCACTGGCGGTGCCGGTTTCATTGGTTCGCACCTGACCGACGCCTTGCTTGCCAAGGGCCGTTCGGTGCGCATTCTCGATGACCTGTCGACCGGTAAGCGCAGCAATCTGCCGCTGGGCAATCCCAAGGTTGAACTGATCGTCGGCGACGTCGCCGACGCGGCGTTGGTCGCACAAGCGATGCTCGGCTGTAGCGCTGTGGCGCACCTGGCGGCAGTGGCCTCGGTGCAGGCTTCGGTGGACGACCCGGTCAAGACCCATCAGAGCAATTTCATTGGCTCGCTGAATGTCTGCGAGGCCATGCGCCAGACGGGTGTCAAGCGTGTGCTGTTCGCCTCCAGCGCGGCGGTCTATGGCAACAATGGCGAAGGCGAGTCGATCAACGAAGACACGCCCAAGGCGCCGTTGACGCCCTACGCGTCGGACAAGCTGGCCAGCGAGCAATACTTCGATTTCTATCGGCGCCAGCATGCACTGGAACCGGTGATTTTCCGCTTCTTCAACATCTTCGGCCCGCGCCAGGATCCTTCCTCGCCGTATTCCGGGGTGATCAGCATCTTCAGCGAACGCGCGCAGAAAGGCCTGCCGATCATTGTGTTTGGTGACGGTGAACAGACGCGGGACTTTGTCTACGTCGAGGATCTGGTCGATTTGCTGGTGCAAGCCATCGAGAAACCCCAGGTGGAAGAGGGCGCGGTCAACGTCGGCTGGAACCAGGCGACCAACCTCAAGCAAATGCTGGCAGCCCTTGAGGTAGTGGTCGGCAAACTGCCGCCGGTGAGCTACGGCCCGGCGCGCTCCGGGGACATCCGTCATTCGCGGGCGGACAACCGGCGTTTGCTGGAACGCTTTGACCGACCACAGCAGACGCCGATGAGTGTCGGGCTGGCGCGGTTGTTGGAAAAATAGAAAAAGGCGCCTGTTGCAGGCGCCTTTTTTGTTGCTGATCGTTCCTGCATTGAGCATGCAACGATCAATTCACCACCACGTGAATCCTTAGAACTTGTAACCCAGACCGACCATGTAGATGAACGGATCGACGTCCACGTTCACCCGTGCCCGAGTACCTGGTGCTACGGCGTCGTTTTCCACGGTCGCGCGGGTGTCGATGTCGATGTAGCGCATTTGGGCGTTGAGCATGATGTTATCGGTAATCATGTAGTCCGCACCAACCTGGAACGCCATGCCCCAGGAGCTTTCCGCCTTGAAGTTGCTGAAGCCGGCGGCGCTGGCTTCACTGCCGACGTGCTCGTCGTAGATCCAGGTGTAGTTGATACCGGCGCCGACGTACGGCTGGAACGCGGACTTGTGGTCCAGCGGGTAGTACAGAACGCTGAGGGTCGGTGGCAGGTGTTTCAGCGTACCCAATTTGCCGTTGGCCGCGCTCAGGGCGGTGCCCTTGAGTTTCACGTCATGCTCGAACGGCGTGGCCGCGAGCAATTCGATCCCCCAGTTGTTGGTGATCATGTAGGCCACGTTCAGACCCAGTTGCGTGTCGCTGCTCATTGTCGCCTTGCCACCCAGATCGGCTCCGCTCAGAGGACCTTGATCGACCTTGACGGTGGAGCTATCAGCTTTCGGGTTGACGGTAATGGCGCCGGCACGAAGGATGATGTCACCGGCCTCGTGGGCGTGCGCGAGCGGGGCCGCGAGCGCGAGGGAAAACAGCGCGGCACCGAGCAAGGACTTGTTCATGGGGGCTCCAAAGGACGTTAAAAATTTTGATGTCCAATGGTAAGGCTGCTAACGATTCGGTCTTTTGACCCAGCTCAATGAAAGTGGGATGGGCTGGATTTTATGGCGTTTCTGATGACCTCATCGCTAGCCTGATAAAACAACACATGACTGCCGGATTCACTCCGGCAATTCATACACGTAAATTTTGTCCGCCTCCATCTGATACCCGGCATCCGCCAACTCGCTGGTGGACGGTTTGACCTGCATCGCGCCTTCGATCCAGTACGGCTGATACAACTCGTCGAGCTTCACGCCGACTTCGCTTTTGACGTGCACGATCTGGTTCGACGGTGGTGGCGGTACGTGGATGCAGGCACCGAAATACGGCACCAGCAGAAACTCCGTGGTGCGACCTTCCTCGCTTACTTCCAGCGGCACGATGTAACCCGGCAAACGAATATTCTTGCCATCGAGAGCTTTGACCACCGGCGCATTGGGCATGTCCTGCCTGGCCGCTGGCGCCGATTCGGCGGACAGGGTGTCACTCATCTTTGACATGTCGTGCAGCGGCGTCATGTTCGGCACTTCCGCCGGGGCGTCCGGCGGGATCATTTCCGACCAGGTCAACTCTTTCGGCTCGGCCGCCCACAGGGGCAGGGCGACCAGCATCAACAGCGCGAGCAGAGCGCGGGGCATTTTCAGCGTCCTCATAAACGGATCGACAGGCCATCGGCCAAAGATTGGCGATACGCGCGCCAGGCCGGTACGCTGCCCATCAGCAGCGCGGCGATCAGGATGCCACCGAGCAGCGTCCATTCATATTCGCTGGGCCAGGCCAGCGGTAAAAACAGGCCGTAATTGGCTTGCACATAACCCTGGGCCGCCGCGATGCCGACATAGAGTAACGCCACGCCAGCGACCACGCCGGAGAGCGCCAGGGCAAACGCCTCCAGCACCAACAACGTCGCGATGTGCCACGGTCGCGCGCCCACTGAACGCAGAATCGCCATCTCGCGCCGACGTTCATTGAGGCTGGTGAGAATCGCCGTGAGCATGCCGATCAACCCGGTCAACACCACAAACAGCGAGACCACGAACAAGGCTTTTTCCGCGGTGCTCATCAAACTCCACAACTCTTGCAGCGCCACGCCGGGCAGGATCGCCAGCATCGGTTCGCCACGGAATTCGTTGATTTCGCGCTGCAGGGCAAAGGTCGAAATCTTGTTGTTGAGGCCGAGCATGAACGCGGTGATCGCTTGCGGCGTCAGGTCCATGTTGCGCGCCTGGTCGGCGCTGACCCGGCCCTCGCCTCGGGCCGGCACGCCGTTGTGCCAGTCGATGTGAATCGCTTCCATGCCGCCGAGGCTGATGTGCAGCGTACGGTCCACCGGCGTTCCGGTGCGTTTGAGAATGCCAACCACGGTGAACGGTTTGTCGTCGTGCTTGACCAGGCTGATCGCCGCCACGCCGTGGGCCAGCACCAGTTTGTCGCCGAGCTTGTAGTGCAATGCTTCGGCCACTTCGGCGCCGAGTACCACCTCGAACGGATCGGTGGCGAAGGCGCGACCATCGGCCAATGCCAGATGTTGCTGACGGCCATATTGGTAATGCTCGAAGTAGGCCTCGGTGGTGCCCATCACACGATAACCGCGGTGGGAATCACCGAGTGACATGGGGATCGCCCACTTCACTTTCGGGTTGTTGGCGAAGTGTTCGAAGCTGTCCCAACGGATGTTGTTGGTGGCGTTGCCGATGCGGAACACCGAGTACAGCAGCAGGTTGACCGAGCCGGAGCGGGCGCCGACGATCAGGTCGGTGCCACTGATGGTGCTGGCG
The Pseudomonas sp. MYb327 DNA segment above includes these coding regions:
- a CDS encoding sugar nucleotide-binding protein, coding for MRMRLMLLGGGNALGQALIRLGAEEDIGFLAPRPPQDGWDAASLTQLLDDTRPDALINLAYYFDWFQAEAVSEQRLAGQERAIERLAELCQHHNIVLLQPSSYRVFDGSRATAYSEKDEPVPLGLRGQALWRIEQSVRATCPQHVLLRFGWLLDDSPDGTLGRFLGRAENPEELLMADDRRGNPTPVDDAARVIISVLKQLDCAAPLWGTYHYAGHEATTPLALGQAILTEARALHPLAIEAPTAQAHAARPDASEEPQHAVLACKKILHTFGIKPRAWRAALPGLLDRFYRHG
- a CDS encoding NAD-dependent epimerase/dehydratase family protein, whose product is MAERPVLITGGAGFIGSHLTDALLAKGRSVRILDDLSTGKRSNLPLGNPKVELIVGDVADAALVAQAMLGCSAVAHLAAVASVQASVDDPVKTHQSNFIGSLNVCEAMRQTGVKRVLFASSAAVYGNNGEGESINEDTPKAPLTPYASDKLASEQYFDFYRRQHALEPVIFRFFNIFGPRQDPSSPYSGVISIFSERAQKGLPIIVFGDGEQTRDFVYVEDLVDLLVQAIEKPQVEEGAVNVGWNQATNLKQMLAALEVVVGKLPPVSYGPARSGDIRHSRADNRRLLERFDRPQQTPMSVGLARLLEK
- a CDS encoding OmpW family outer membrane protein, translated to MNKSLLGAALFSLALAAPLAHAHEAGDIILRAGAITVNPKADSSTVKVDQGPLSGADLGGKATMSSDTQLGLNVAYMITNNWGIELLAATPFEHDVKLKGTALSAANGKLGTLKHLPPTLSVLYYPLDHKSAFQPYVGAGINYTWIYDEHVGSEASAAGFSNFKAESSWGMAFQVGADYMITDNIMLNAQMRYIDIDTRATVENDAVAPGTRARVNVDVDPFIYMVGLGYKF
- a CDS encoding DUF3299 domain-containing protein, with product MPRALLALLMLVALPLWAAEPKELTWSEMIPPDAPAEVPNMTPLHDMSKMSDTLSAESAPAARQDMPNAPVVKALDGKNIRLPGYIVPLEVSEEGRTTEFLLVPYFGACIHVPPPPSNQIVHVKSEVGVKLDELYQPYWIEGAMQVKPSTSELADAGYQMEADKIYVYELPE
- a CDS encoding ABC transporter permease, coding for MYLFRLAMASLANRRFTAILTAFAIALSVCLLLAVERVRTEAKASFASTISGTDLIVGARSGSVNLLLYSVFRIGNATNNIRWDSFEHFANNPKVKWAIPMSLGDSHRGYRVMGTTEAYFEHYQYGRQQHLALADGRAFATDPFEVVLGAEVAEALHYKLGDKLVLAHGVAAISLVKHDDKPFTVVGILKRTGTPVDRTLHISLGGMEAIHIDWHNGVPARGEGRVSADQARNMDLTPQAITAFMLGLNNKISTFALQREINEFRGEPMLAILPGVALQELWSLMSTAEKALFVVSLFVVLTGLIGMLTAILTSLNERRREMAILRSVGARPWHIATLLVLEAFALALSGVVAGVALLYVGIAAAQGYVQANYGLFLPLAWPSEYEWTLLGGILIAALLMGSVPAWRAYRQSLADGLSIRL